A region from the Arthrobacter roseus genome encodes:
- a CDS encoding GH25 family lysozyme codes for MGQGMQKIEAGLDPQTSIAPKALSQKLSSISATPQGSWRPPGVQGMDVSAYQPYINWKTQWNMGARFAYVKATEGTYYKNDEFEEQYSGSAAVGMLRGAYHFANPGYSSGRDQANYFVNNGGGWSADGKTLPPLLDMEWSPYGNACYDMTPSQLISWVREFSNTVKARTGRTPMIYTATSWWKECMGNTTAFSDHPLHLAAYNEVGVGAMPAGWKRQNVWQYSSTGPFDGDSNVWNGTMDGLKNFARGRSQTTPTPSTDNSARAFSTGDFNGDNRPDYLTRRADGTLTMQRSLAGNKLSSPTTIGRGWDIFNAVVGTSDFNGDNRSDIVARMTDGRLWLYPGNGVGGFLPRIQIGAGWHVFNDIEAVGDFDGDHHSDLVARSGNGTLYIYPGNGAAGFLPRRVIGAGWQIFNRIESAGDHNGDSKNGLIARTSTGQLYLYPGNGTGGFQQRRTIGSGWNTFSQIVGGYDFTGDGATDVLAQSGGNVLLYPGDGRGNFAPRLAIGQGWQGFHQVWEAGDFQGDGKADVLATTPRGDLWLYGGNGSGSFLPRRQVGAGWNQFNWVVSAGDFDGDRKLDLVARAKDGTLWLYPTDGRGNFTSRHLIGHGWDIFTQLLGTGDFNGDGYGDLVAQERNGKLWLYPGDGDGGFKKRVLIGHGWDVFNLVASADDFDQDGNVDIMARDHAGYLWLYPGNGHGSFLTRSRIGAGWGAFRSFANVGKFDGTSGSNVIARDSGGTLWMYSGDSNGNFRTSVIDAY; via the coding sequence ATGGGGCAGGGAATGCAAAAAATCGAGGCTGGGCTGGACCCACAGACAAGCATTGCCCCGAAGGCACTCAGCCAAAAACTTTCATCGATTTCGGCCACACCGCAGGGCAGCTGGCGGCCACCCGGCGTTCAGGGAATGGACGTCAGCGCCTATCAGCCCTACATCAACTGGAAGACTCAATGGAACATGGGCGCTCGCTTCGCCTATGTAAAGGCGACTGAGGGTACCTACTACAAGAATGATGAGTTCGAAGAGCAATATTCAGGTAGTGCGGCTGTGGGCATGCTCCGCGGCGCTTACCATTTTGCGAATCCGGGGTATTCCTCTGGACGTGACCAGGCCAACTACTTCGTCAATAACGGTGGTGGATGGTCCGCGGATGGTAAGACGCTCCCACCGCTGCTTGACATGGAGTGGAGCCCCTATGGAAACGCCTGTTATGACATGACGCCGTCCCAGCTCATCTCGTGGGTTCGCGAATTTTCCAATACGGTCAAGGCCCGAACCGGTAGAACACCCATGATTTACACCGCAACATCTTGGTGGAAAGAATGCATGGGCAACACAACCGCATTCTCTGACCATCCCCTTCACCTCGCTGCTTACAACGAAGTCGGCGTTGGCGCGATGCCTGCTGGTTGGAAACGTCAAAACGTGTGGCAATACAGTAGCACTGGCCCGTTCGACGGCGATTCCAACGTGTGGAACGGCACAATGGACGGACTGAAGAACTTCGCGCGGGGGCGCTCTCAAACCACTCCAACGCCATCTACCGATAACAGCGCTCGGGCCTTCAGCACGGGCGATTTTAATGGTGATAACCGCCCAGATTACTTAACTCGTCGAGCTGATGGAACATTGACCATGCAGCGTAGCTTGGCAGGCAACAAGTTGTCGTCACCGACGACGATCGGACGGGGGTGGGATATTTTTAATGCCGTCGTAGGGACCTCCGACTTCAACGGCGACAATCGAAGCGACATCGTAGCGCGCATGACTGATGGACGTCTCTGGCTATACCCGGGCAATGGCGTCGGCGGGTTCCTTCCGAGGATACAGATCGGAGCGGGGTGGCACGTTTTTAATGACATCGAAGCGGTGGGAGACTTTGACGGAGACCACCATAGCGACTTGGTGGCTCGTAGCGGCAACGGCACTTTGTACATTTATCCAGGCAATGGCGCCGCAGGCTTTCTACCTCGGCGCGTCATCGGTGCTGGTTGGCAAATTTTCAATCGCATAGAATCTGCGGGGGATCATAACGGCGACAGTAAGAATGGCTTGATTGCTCGCACCTCGACGGGACAGCTCTACCTCTATCCAGGTAATGGCACCGGGGGTTTCCAACAGCGTCGAACGATCGGTTCCGGTTGGAATACCTTCAGTCAAATTGTCGGGGGATACGATTTCACGGGCGATGGAGCTACCGATGTCCTCGCGCAGTCTGGCGGAAATGTCCTCCTGTATCCCGGCGATGGCCGCGGGAATTTCGCTCCACGACTTGCCATCGGTCAGGGATGGCAAGGATTTCACCAGGTGTGGGAAGCCGGTGATTTCCAGGGCGATGGAAAAGCCGACGTTCTGGCAACAACACCACGCGGAGATTTGTGGCTGTACGGCGGCAACGGGAGCGGCTCTTTTCTACCGAGGAGGCAGGTTGGTGCTGGGTGGAATCAGTTCAACTGGGTGGTGAGTGCCGGTGACTTCGACGGTGACCGGAAGCTTGACCTTGTGGCGAGAGCCAAGGACGGCACATTGTGGCTATATCCGACGGATGGGCGAGGCAACTTCACTTCGCGCCACCTCATTGGACATGGGTGGGATATCTTCACCCAACTGCTAGGCACGGGCGACTTTAATGGCGATGGCTATGGAGACCTCGTGGCACAGGAACGGAACGGAAAGCTGTGGCTATACCCCGGTGACGGGGATGGCGGCTTCAAGAAGCGCGTCCTTATCGGTCACGGATGGGATGTCTTCAATCTAGTAGCAAGCGCTGACGACTTTGACCAGGACGGCAACGTTGACATCATGGCAAGGGATCACGCCGGATACCTGTGGCTTTACCCAGGCAATGGACATGGAAGCTTCTTGACGCGCAGCCGAATCGGGGCTGGGTGGGGCGCTTTCCGGTCGTTTGCCAACGTCGGAAAGTTTGACGGGACCAGTGGTTCCAATGTGATCGCACGGGACTCCGGCGGCACACTGTGGATGTACTCAGGCGACAGCAACGGTAACTTCAGGACGAGCGTCATTGACGCCTACTAG
- a CDS encoding lipopolysaccharide biosynthesis protein, which yields MKSGLRPLSTSRQSLLYLLGAGIQGVAPLLIQPIAIRVLDATQWGRVGVSTVLLQVGLVILLAGLPLAITRAYFDHDDGAGRSRAIAGASSILSVLIAAVAVLISVVLLSASGDLAANLPFVLTLPAMGLLSVVVSCQAFLRAEQKALHFIILSAGSSLFPHALGLTAILVLRADATVYMAAFCLGMATTALAALLMARPTAPGRQPQAVKEAIFIGLPVLPHSLAMILLMQGDSLLLKVLEGDVASGRYIAAAAFALGPFAVLAGLNNVWTPRIMSAVSAGTASDDVRAVTRNAVIVAAVLGFGGIAGANLGMHVLAGDLPELVQLAKVLPLVSVGYALYLVSMAVLFALKRTRSFAYMTLLITLITGLLAILPAESQNLTVLAAVKVFGFTALGFVYLLFARRAGATALSGSPFVLLLVSLSATTLLALLIPTTVAAGLWTLLGSSGIALAATFVVRRRLNKFKAI from the coding sequence TTGAAGTCGGGCCTAAGGCCATTATCTACCTCCCGGCAATCTCTGCTTTATCTCCTCGGTGCCGGTATTCAGGGTGTGGCGCCGCTTCTCATTCAACCCATAGCTATACGCGTCCTCGACGCAACGCAGTGGGGTCGAGTCGGGGTGTCTACCGTATTGCTTCAGGTTGGTCTGGTTATCCTTTTGGCCGGGCTGCCGCTCGCGATCACCCGTGCATACTTCGACCACGACGACGGTGCTGGCAGATCACGCGCCATTGCCGGAGCCAGCTCGATCCTCAGTGTCTTGATTGCAGCCGTTGCCGTGTTAATCTCCGTAGTTCTACTATCGGCATCCGGTGATTTGGCTGCAAATCTTCCGTTCGTCCTGACGCTTCCGGCCATGGGCCTACTCAGTGTCGTAGTTTCCTGTCAGGCCTTCTTGCGCGCGGAGCAGAAGGCCCTGCACTTCATCATTCTGAGTGCAGGGTCATCGCTGTTTCCACATGCATTGGGGCTCACTGCCATCCTTGTTCTAAGGGCGGACGCGACTGTTTACATGGCGGCGTTCTGTCTTGGTATGGCGACGACAGCTCTAGCGGCCCTGTTGATGGCCCGACCAACCGCGCCAGGACGACAACCACAAGCCGTGAAGGAGGCTATTTTCATCGGACTTCCGGTCCTACCCCACAGCCTCGCCATGATTCTGCTAATGCAGGGCGACAGCCTTCTGTTGAAGGTCCTCGAAGGTGACGTGGCATCGGGACGATATATTGCGGCAGCCGCTTTCGCCTTGGGCCCATTCGCTGTGCTGGCCGGACTGAATAACGTATGGACGCCAAGAATCATGTCAGCTGTGAGCGCTGGCACGGCATCGGACGATGTGCGGGCAGTAACCCGCAATGCGGTCATAGTCGCTGCTGTGCTCGGCTTTGGCGGGATTGCAGGTGCGAATCTGGGTATGCATGTTCTGGCTGGCGATTTGCCCGAACTAGTGCAGCTCGCGAAGGTCCTACCGCTCGTCTCTGTCGGCTACGCGCTCTACCTCGTTAGTATGGCAGTCCTGTTTGCGCTCAAACGTACTCGTTCTTTCGCTTACATGACCCTGCTGATCACTCTGATTACAGGGCTGCTCGCAATCCTGCCCGCGGAGTCACAGAACCTTACGGTGTTGGCGGCCGTCAAAGTATTCGGATTCACCGCTCTCGGATTTGTCTACTTGCTCTTTGCACGCCGGGCCGGAGCAACGGCGCTCTCCGGCTCACCCTTTGTTCTGCTCTTGGTATCCTTGAGCGCTACAACACTCCTCGCACTGCTTATTCCGACAACTGTGGCAGCGGGCCTATGGACCCTGCTGGGATCGAGCGGAATAGCTCTGGCAGCCACTTTCGTAGTCCGTAGGCGGTTGAATAAATTCAAAGCAATATAG
- a CDS encoding cytidylyltransferase domain-containing protein codes for MTDTAPRVVVVIQARMGSTRLHGKVLEPLLGRPVLDWVVRAAKKADGVDNVVIATSETSNDDRIDDFGASLGVQVVRGSEDDVLSRFLLVANRTRADAVVRLTADCPLLDPVLISAVVAIWRRTPDVDYVSTTHPRSLPRGLDVELVTTKALHRADRRTEKYHRAHVTSAVYEDGAEFTCASLSFLPRNDRYRVTLDTHEDLKLLCALTKLLGDAPPSWREVVRTLDAHPEIVELNAHIEQKALREG; via the coding sequence ATGACAGATACCGCACCACGCGTCGTGGTTGTTATTCAAGCTCGTATGGGTTCGACCCGCCTTCACGGCAAGGTGTTGGAACCGCTTTTGGGTCGTCCCGTGCTGGACTGGGTTGTCCGGGCCGCGAAAAAAGCCGATGGTGTAGATAATGTAGTTATAGCGACGTCGGAGACATCGAATGACGACAGAATCGATGATTTTGGTGCGAGTTTGGGCGTTCAAGTCGTGCGAGGAAGTGAGGACGATGTGCTCTCGCGCTTTCTTCTTGTGGCCAATCGTACTAGGGCCGATGCAGTGGTTCGTCTGACCGCCGATTGTCCGTTGTTGGACCCGGTCCTTATCTCGGCGGTCGTCGCAATTTGGCGGCGCACACCCGACGTCGATTACGTGTCAACCACGCACCCGCGTTCGCTGCCTCGTGGACTGGACGTAGAACTGGTTACTACCAAAGCGCTGCATCGTGCCGACCGGCGAACAGAGAAATACCATCGAGCACATGTAACTAGCGCAGTTTATGAGGACGGTGCTGAATTTACCTGTGCGTCGCTTTCGTTCCTTCCGCGCAATGATCGCTACCGTGTCACGCTTGACACTCATGAGGACCTGAAACTCTTATGCGCCCTGACGAAGCTTCTAGGTGATGCGCCTCCCTCGTGGCGTGAGGTGGTGCGGACGCTGGATGCGCATCCCGAAATTGTCGAGCTGAATGCTCATATCGAGCAAAAGGCACTGAGAGAGGGCTGA
- the pseI gene encoding pseudaminic acid synthase, which yields MGKQDFEVGAHTVGADHRPFIIAEMSGNHNGDLQRALDIIDMVADSGAQAVKFQTYTADTITINSGRPEFLISKEHPLWGGAKLYSLYEQAHTPWEWHEEMFNRARAKGLIPFSSPFDATAVDLLESLEAPLYKIASLEIGDLELLRRVARTGKPMILSNGAATISDIDRAVRTIRAEGNDQITVLACTSSYPASPSESNLRTIPVMRDAFDVQVGLSDHTKGIGAAVAAVALGATVIEKHVTLSRADGGVDSDFSLEPNELMDLVTETSTAQLSLGSAVLRVTGGEEESQRLRRSLYVVDNVKAGDTVTTANVRSIRPAGGLEPSYYSVVQGRTFRSDAGAGTPLSWDLI from the coding sequence TTGGGAAAGCAAGATTTCGAAGTCGGCGCACATACTGTCGGAGCCGATCACAGGCCCTTTATCATTGCCGAGATGTCCGGCAACCACAATGGCGATCTGCAACGTGCCCTTGACATTATCGATATGGTTGCCGATTCGGGCGCACAGGCGGTCAAGTTCCAGACCTATACAGCCGACACCATCACTATCAACTCAGGCCGCCCGGAGTTCCTTATCTCAAAGGAACACCCGCTATGGGGCGGAGCCAAGCTGTACTCTCTATACGAGCAAGCGCATACTCCCTGGGAGTGGCATGAAGAGATGTTCAACCGCGCCCGGGCCAAAGGTCTAATACCGTTCTCCAGCCCTTTCGATGCAACGGCCGTCGACCTGCTGGAGTCGCTTGAAGCTCCGCTATACAAGATCGCTTCCCTTGAGATCGGCGATCTAGAGCTACTCCGACGAGTCGCACGCACAGGAAAACCCATGATCCTGTCCAACGGCGCCGCTACCATATCGGATATTGATAGGGCCGTGCGAACCATCCGCGCTGAAGGCAATGATCAGATTACTGTACTGGCCTGCACTTCCTCATATCCAGCTTCTCCCAGCGAATCAAATTTGCGGACGATTCCGGTAATGCGGGACGCGTTCGACGTTCAGGTCGGACTCTCCGATCACACGAAAGGCATCGGGGCCGCAGTGGCTGCCGTAGCGCTGGGCGCGACTGTGATTGAAAAGCACGTCACACTTAGTCGTGCCGACGGAGGAGTGGATTCAGACTTCTCCCTGGAACCGAACGAATTAATGGATCTTGTCACCGAAACCTCAACCGCTCAATTGTCGTTGGGTTCAGCCGTGCTCAGGGTTACCGGAGGCGAGGAAGAGAGCCAGCGACTACGCCGTTCGTTGTACGTAGTCGATAATGTGAAAGCCGGGGACACTGTGACGACTGCTAACGTTCGCTCCATCCGCCCCGCTGGTGGACTTGAGCCGAGCTACTATAGCGTCGTTCAAGGACGAACCTTCAGGTCAGACGCTGGTGCCGGAACGCCCCTGAGCTGGGATCTAATCTAG
- a CDS encoding CpaF family protein produces the protein MEALRIVEDEVRSLIRHRGLDPANQNSEVRRLVDAAISDYDERSLLGVVPPLGAPDRVRQHVYDAVAGFGVLQPLLDDPTVEEVWINSPSEIYVARAGESELTSLTLTEQQVKDLVERMLKSSGRRLDLSSPFVDAALPDGSRLHVVIPDVTRRHWAVNIRKFIARATRLEHLVELGSMTPQAARFLGASVASGMNVLVSGATQAGKTTMLNCLAAGIGSRERVVTVEEIFELQLPLRDVVGLQCRQANLEGGGEIPMRRLVKEALRMRPDRLIVGEVREAESLDMLIALNSGLPGMCTVHANSAHDAVTKICTLPLLAGENISSAFVVPTVAACIDLVVHCSRSATGKREVAEILALGRRVENGIIESTSLFRRVNGELVVTASGLTDDEKLVRRGYSVSELLGTYA, from the coding sequence ATGGAGGCACTGCGCATTGTGGAGGACGAGGTTCGCAGCCTCATCCGCCACAGAGGCTTGGATCCTGCCAACCAGAATTCCGAGGTACGTCGTCTTGTAGACGCAGCCATCAGCGATTACGACGAGCGGTCACTCCTTGGTGTTGTCCCTCCACTTGGCGCGCCGGATCGCGTTCGGCAGCACGTTTACGATGCTGTAGCCGGTTTTGGTGTCCTCCAGCCGCTTCTCGATGATCCAACGGTAGAAGAAGTTTGGATCAACTCGCCCTCGGAGATATATGTTGCCCGGGCAGGGGAATCCGAGCTCACGTCTTTGACGCTTACGGAGCAGCAGGTAAAAGACCTGGTGGAGCGGATGCTGAAATCATCAGGGCGCAGGCTTGATCTTTCATCTCCCTTCGTGGACGCGGCCTTACCTGATGGTTCGCGGCTGCACGTGGTCATTCCAGACGTCACCAGGCGGCATTGGGCGGTCAATATCAGGAAGTTCATTGCCCGTGCCACCCGGTTAGAGCATTTGGTTGAGTTGGGGTCGATGACACCCCAAGCGGCTCGGTTCCTTGGCGCATCCGTGGCGAGCGGGATGAATGTTCTGGTATCGGGGGCAACTCAAGCAGGCAAGACAACCATGCTCAATTGTCTGGCCGCGGGAATTGGTTCCCGCGAACGTGTGGTCACAGTAGAGGAAATTTTCGAACTTCAACTGCCACTTCGCGACGTTGTCGGTCTGCAGTGCCGCCAGGCGAATCTGGAAGGTGGAGGCGAGATCCCCATGCGCCGGCTCGTTAAAGAAGCACTACGTATGCGTCCTGACCGGCTGATCGTCGGAGAAGTGAGGGAAGCCGAAAGCCTGGATATGCTCATCGCCCTCAACTCGGGTCTCCCGGGCATGTGCACGGTACACGCAAATAGTGCGCACGATGCAGTGACCAAAATTTGTACCCTGCCGCTGCTGGCTGGTGAAAACATTTCCAGCGCGTTCGTCGTGCCCACTGTCGCGGCGTGCATCGATCTTGTTGTCCACTGTTCTCGATCCGCAACGGGCAAGCGTGAAGTAGCCGAGATCCTTGCACTGGGTCGCCGCGTTGAAAACGGCATCATCGAATCCACATCACTCTTTCGCCGGGTCAATGGCGAGCTGGTTGTAACCGCTTCCGGGCTGACTGATGACGAAAAGCTAGTACGCCGTGGGTACAGCGTTTCCGAACTGTTGGGAACCTACGCATGA
- a CDS encoding GNAT family N-acetyltransferase, which produces MIVLFRCDATKRQGLGHLIRSIAVADAASDVGWEVVFYGLVENTLGKTMLQEQGYLLHSWRGTAAEFASLAVDHRATVVHVDSYDDAGPLDTELAQRGILLSSVEDGHYGRRSAAIAIDPSPMSEHVYRPDDGSRHLLRGTKAIPLRRSILSAAKDTAKATVGIKVLVIMGGTDALNMTGEAVRLLLATGISCTCHVVAESAVLEPQPEVARQIVIHEPGPNIPSLFPSMDLVISGAGTTVWELATLGVPMALLQVVENQADNYRYAVGAGFALGLGSVRDGSLKAPEAATQLRELLVDPLRRAEMGAAGRHQVDGSGAARIVRVWAERLRLDRGLQVRFATLEDASRLFDWRNDPSVRLVSRATGELDWNSHVAWVEASVVADHRRLLIVEIDREPAATVRFDRLDENQATEGETWEVSITLSPAHRGRGMAGSVLAMAEDYFLNHQAVALLIAEMLEDNIASYNLFSAGGYRPDEDAELAAIRRPWRRLVKAVTTAVDPR; this is translated from the coding sequence GTGATTGTGCTTTTCCGTTGCGATGCAACGAAGCGCCAAGGGCTAGGACATCTGATCCGATCCATCGCTGTAGCGGATGCGGCTTCCGATGTCGGCTGGGAGGTGGTTTTTTACGGGTTGGTAGAGAATACCTTGGGCAAGACGATGCTGCAGGAGCAAGGGTATCTTCTTCATTCGTGGAGGGGGACGGCTGCCGAATTCGCCAGCCTGGCGGTTGACCATCGCGCCACCGTGGTCCACGTTGACTCCTACGACGATGCTGGCCCGCTCGACACGGAGCTGGCTCAACGAGGGATCTTGCTGAGTTCGGTCGAGGACGGTCACTATGGTCGACGCTCGGCGGCTATCGCTATCGACCCGTCACCAATGAGTGAGCACGTATACCGGCCCGACGATGGTAGCCGCCACCTTCTGCGTGGCACTAAGGCCATTCCCCTTCGCCGGTCGATTTTGTCAGCTGCCAAGGACACAGCCAAGGCTACTGTTGGGATCAAGGTCCTAGTGATCATGGGCGGTACCGATGCACTTAACATGACTGGTGAAGCAGTCCGCTTGTTGTTGGCAACGGGGATATCCTGCACCTGTCACGTGGTTGCAGAAAGCGCGGTGTTGGAACCGCAACCTGAGGTCGCTCGGCAAATCGTAATTCATGAACCTGGACCAAATATTCCATCGCTTTTTCCTTCAATGGATCTGGTAATCAGTGGCGCTGGAACAACAGTATGGGAACTAGCGACGCTTGGTGTGCCCATGGCGTTGCTACAGGTCGTAGAAAACCAGGCGGATAACTATCGCTATGCTGTTGGTGCGGGCTTTGCCCTCGGACTGGGTTCCGTGCGGGACGGTTCTTTGAAGGCGCCGGAGGCTGCCACGCAGCTGCGAGAATTGCTAGTAGACCCCCTTCGGCGCGCTGAGATGGGTGCGGCCGGACGTCATCAAGTGGACGGTAGCGGTGCAGCGCGCATAGTGCGAGTGTGGGCAGAGCGTTTGAGGCTTGACCGAGGCCTACAGGTGCGTTTCGCCACGCTGGAAGACGCGTCCCGCCTTTTCGATTGGCGCAACGATCCATCAGTGCGGCTCGTTTCCCGCGCTACGGGCGAACTTGACTGGAATTCGCACGTTGCATGGGTGGAAGCATCTGTTGTCGCTGATCATAGACGGTTGCTCATCGTTGAAATAGACCGGGAGCCCGCCGCCACTGTCCGGTTCGATCGGCTGGACGAGAACCAAGCGACCGAAGGAGAGACATGGGAGGTATCCATCACTCTAAGTCCCGCCCATCGTGGCCGTGGCATGGCGGGAAGCGTCCTTGCCATGGCTGAAGACTACTTCCTGAATCACCAAGCGGTTGCACTTCTTATCGCGGAGATGCTTGAGGACAATATTGCCTCTTACAACCTGTTCAGCGCAGGAGGGTATCGACCAGACGAAGATGCGGAGCTGGCCGCCATCCGCAGGCCGTGGCGTCGCTTGGTCAAGGCTGTCACCACGGCCGTCGATCCACGCTAG
- the pseB gene encoding UDP-N-acetylglucosamine 4,6-dehydratase (inverting): protein MSMLSGSSVLITGGTGSLGKALIREILDNHNVRRLVIFSRDELKQLEARRLFEDDSRLRWFIGDVRDRHRLERAFHQVDYVIHAAALKQVDTAEYNPFEYVETNVRGSQNVIDAAIDAGVKKVVALSTDKASSPVNLYGATKLCADRLFISGNHYAAAYDTRFCVVRYGNVMGSRGSIVPIWKTMAARGESLPLTDNRMTRFWITLNQAVKFVLDSFEMMQGGELYVPKIPSVRIAELATAIAPDARTHEIGIRPGEKLHEEMIAADDSRRTVSLGSRYVVMPHLAGWGYKPPKDGIAVSDGWSYQSDGNEHFLSVDELRNMISEGL from the coding sequence ATGTCCATGCTGAGTGGATCGTCAGTATTGATTACTGGCGGAACCGGATCATTGGGGAAGGCCCTCATCCGGGAGATTCTGGATAACCACAACGTCCGGCGGCTTGTGATCTTTAGTCGGGACGAGCTGAAGCAGTTAGAAGCCCGTCGTCTGTTCGAAGATGATTCTCGTCTCCGTTGGTTCATTGGTGATGTCCGAGATCGACACAGGCTTGAACGAGCTTTCCACCAAGTTGACTACGTCATCCATGCGGCTGCACTCAAGCAGGTGGACACCGCCGAGTACAATCCATTTGAGTACGTTGAAACAAACGTCCGTGGATCGCAAAACGTTATTGACGCCGCAATCGATGCGGGCGTCAAGAAGGTCGTTGCCCTTTCGACAGACAAGGCATCGAGCCCCGTTAACCTCTATGGTGCCACCAAGCTATGTGCGGATCGGCTTTTTATCTCAGGCAACCACTACGCCGCGGCTTACGACACCCGTTTCTGCGTAGTCCGGTATGGAAACGTCATGGGTTCCCGCGGATCGATCGTACCAATCTGGAAGACAATGGCCGCCCGCGGTGAGTCGTTGCCATTGACTGACAACAGGATGACGCGGTTCTGGATCACTCTAAACCAAGCAGTAAAATTCGTTTTGGACTCATTTGAGATGATGCAGGGTGGGGAACTCTATGTTCCTAAAATCCCCTCCGTGAGGATCGCTGAACTGGCTACGGCCATCGCGCCTGACGCCAGGACGCATGAGATTGGCATTCGCCCTGGCGAGAAGCTCCATGAGGAAATGATCGCAGCAGACGATTCCCGCCGCACAGTTTCCCTTGGTTCACGATACGTCGTCATGCCACACCTCGCTGGGTGGGGGTATAAACCGCCGAAAGACGGGATCGCTGTGTCAGACGGCTGGAGCTATCAGTCCGATGGCAACGAACATTTTCTCTCTGTAGACGAATTGCGGAATATGATCTCGGAAGGGTTGTAA
- a CDS encoding DegT/DnrJ/EryC1/StrS family aminotransferase, producing the protein MLPYGRQSIDESDILAVTEALRSDWLTTGPMVDKFEEAISLVAGGSQAVAVTSGTAALHTAYVAAGVQAGDEVVTTPLTFVATAATAAIAGAKIVFADVEASTGNLSIEAARCLITDRTRAITAVDYAGLPVDAEAFTRLAHEHGALFIEDAAHSVGSILNGSPVGEIADLTTFSFFPTKNLTTGEGGAVVSPDGRLATRARNFKGQGLVRDSNALRYPEEGPWHQEVHEFGINYRLPDILCALGLSQIGKLEQFKRRRQQIHNLYNEAFATNDELVIPGVMDEASPAWHLYPLRVPAERRRVIFDELRSRGFGVQVNYIPVYWHPVFEDLGYRRGMCPNAEAYYRQEISLPLFPGLTDGQVHQVIENVLDVVAS; encoded by the coding sequence ATGCTTCCCTACGGTCGGCAATCCATAGATGAAAGTGACATATTGGCCGTCACTGAAGCGCTTCGTAGCGACTGGCTAACAACCGGACCGATGGTCGATAAGTTCGAGGAAGCAATTTCTTTGGTCGCCGGAGGATCTCAAGCTGTTGCCGTGACCTCGGGTACTGCAGCATTGCACACAGCTTACGTCGCTGCCGGAGTACAGGCGGGCGATGAGGTCGTGACTACACCACTGACCTTTGTTGCTACGGCAGCCACTGCGGCAATTGCTGGGGCAAAAATTGTGTTTGCCGACGTGGAGGCCTCAACTGGAAATCTCTCGATTGAGGCAGCTAGGTGCTTAATAACTGACAGGACCCGAGCGATCACTGCAGTTGATTATGCGGGATTGCCGGTGGACGCGGAGGCGTTCACGAGATTGGCGCACGAGCATGGTGCCCTTTTTATCGAGGATGCTGCTCATTCCGTTGGTTCGATACTGAACGGAAGCCCAGTTGGTGAAATCGCTGACCTAACGACATTTTCCTTCTTCCCTACGAAGAACCTGACGACAGGTGAGGGCGGGGCGGTAGTGTCCCCCGATGGGCGGTTAGCCACTCGGGCTCGTAATTTCAAGGGGCAGGGATTGGTTCGTGATAGCAATGCCCTGCGCTACCCGGAAGAAGGCCCTTGGCACCAGGAAGTGCACGAATTTGGTATCAACTACCGATTGCCAGATATCTTATGCGCCCTAGGATTAAGTCAGATAGGCAAGTTGGAGCAGTTCAAGCGGCGACGACAGCAGATTCATAATCTCTACAACGAAGCCTTTGCCACCAATGACGAACTAGTCATTCCTGGCGTGATGGATGAGGCCTCTCCGGCTTGGCATCTGTACCCGCTGCGCGTTCCGGCGGAACGACGCCGTGTCATATTTGACGAACTTCGTTCCCGTGGTTTCGGAGTGCAAGTTAACTACATCCCTGTCTACTGGCATCCGGTCTTCGAGGACTTGGGTTATCGTCGTGGCATGTGCCCCAACGCGGAGGCGTACTATCGACAGGAAATTTCCCTGCCACTCTTCCCAGGTCTCACCGATGGTCAAGTTCACCAGGTAATCGAGAACGTTCTCGACGTCGTCGCGTCATGA